TCAGAAAAGAACAAATGGATTATAAATTGACCAACTTTACcagaaagcaaacaaaacaaatgattagtgcgaagaagacattttatttcatcatagtactgagcaaaaaaaaatgtttaaaaaataacatctgAAATGATTTATTCCTTCCTCGTTTCCATGTTGTCATTCTACTCCTTCCACGATGGCCCCATCACATATTTGGGGCATGTTTGGGTTGTTTTGGATCAGCCAGTCAGCCAGCCAAATCTagtgaaaacaaaagtgtaGGGTAATGGAGTGAGATGTTTCAGGGACCAAAGCTCAACACCAGCAAATAGACATTTACCGTTATTATACAATGACAGTAAATAATTgtccaaaacaaataaatctgaCAAACCTGTTTATCTTCAAATATTGAACAGTGAATGCTTACACAGGGATTGTGAGGCTTTTGCTTGCAGAGCTCAGTGAGTCCTTGTAGCAGGGTTGGGTTCACATACCGGCTCAGGTATTCTTCGGTTGCTTCTCTTGAGGGAAATGGCTCGATTACAGCTACAGGGAGGAAGCATGTGGGGTGCATAATCATGAGTGTTCAATCCTGCATTTCTTCACAaacaacagtatgtgtgagtatgtgtggtACTTACTATTTGGGAACATGAATTTGATCTCCCTTTCAGCTGCAAGTAATGAGTTGCTGCCATGGAGTGCGTTTTTCAGGTCAGAGGTGCCATATTTTGCTCTGAGGCTGGGCAAAAATACACCACATTCATAAATATGTCTGGCAGGGTGGTTTAcattacataaaaaacataaatcactTCACTAATTCATAGGATAACCCACACTCACAGGACATAGTGgattatgtactgtatgtgcaaatATTAGATTTAAACTTTTGCAATGGAAGATTAAAACACAATGTACCAAGAGTACaaagaatattattattattatcagggcacttaatcaaaacaacaaagagaatGTACTAGAACAGCATGTTTGACCACCCAAACATTGACATTTTGCGTAGTATAGTTTCAATCACACAACACTTGTTGTCTGAATCTGTCTGTCCAAAGGACTGATGTCAATATATCACagaaatattgaatattgtgaCTCTCCTTTGTCTCTAAGCAGACATTTAATGTGATTTCATGGTTCGATTTCAGATTGCAGGCCAGGTTTTCATGAGCCAGAATCAGTGAAATTGCTCACCAGTGtagaggataaaaaaaaaaaaaaaacatgtgccAAAGAAGaatcagacaacaaaacaaaatcctaAATCAACACCTCAGAAGTTAACAGACTGACCACTCTGGATGAGTCTCTCTGGCCTTGATGCTGTTGACAGGTCCTATGAGGGACTTCCAGTGGGCCATAGCGTTTTTGCGGGCCAGAGTGATGGCAATGATGGGGCCAGAACTcatgaaggcagtcaagctggGAAAGAAGAGCTTTCCATACTGGTCTGCGTAGAAGTCACTGCACTGCTCTGGACTCAGTTGCAGCTTCCGCTTCTACCGCAAGAATTAAGTATTGGACACTTCAGTGAAATGTGAATTGATGCTTGATTTTTTAGGTCAATAATTAACTTAAGATTAAGGTTAAGGTTTGGCAAACTCTTAAGACCAATCTTCCTAGAGGTCtattactatttatttttttaatacaaattttTGATGGATCCTTGAACTGCTGACAGATATGCAAGCGTTTGTGCTGAGAAGCACAATGACAGCACTccctgctggacaaactataTTCTGGTGAAACTTTATCACCTGAAAAATATCCTGCATTTCTGTACTGCAATTTCTTGTTACATATCAACCAACAACATATGCATATAAGGAAA
This window of the Pagrus major chromosome 18, Pma_NU_1.0 genome carries:
- the nme5 gene encoding nucleoside diphosphate kinase homolog 5, translated to MDQTTHSRIYVERTLALIKPDAIHKAEEIEDVILKSGFIILQKRKLQLSPEQCSDFYADQYGKLFFPSLTAFMSSGPIIAITLARKNAMAHWKSLIGPVNSIKARETHPECLRAKYGTSDLKNALHGSNSLLAAEREIKFMFPNTVIEPFPSREATEEYLSRYVNPTLLQGLTELCKQKPHNPCIWLADWLIQNNPNMPQICDGAIVEGVE